One Nocardia huaxiensis genomic window, CATCGTCGGCGGCGGTCCCAGCAATGTGAGCAACCCCGAGAACCGCAAATACGACTACCAGCGCCGCTTCGAACCCAAACTGCGCCTGCTGCTGGCCGAGATCGTCGACCGGGACTTCCCCTACCTGGGCGCATGCTACGGCTTGGGCATCCTCGCCGACGTGCTCGGCGGCAAGGTCAGCGACGCCCGCTACGCCGAATCCCCCGGCGCGCAAACCATCGAACTGACCGACACCGCTGCCGAAGACGCCTTGCTGCACGGCCTTCCGCAGTCCTTCCGGGCCTTCGTCGGCCACAAGGAAGCCTGTCAGGAAGTCCCGCCCGGCGCGGTGCTGCTCGCCGCCTCCACCGGCTGCCCGGTCCAGATGATCCGCGTAGGCCACCATATGTACGCCACCCAGTTCCACCCCGAACTCGACGGCGACGGCCTCGCCCTCCGCATCGAAATCTACCGCCACGCAGGCTATTTCGACCCCGCCGAAGCCGACGCCCTGATCGCCCTCGGTCACCGGGAATCCGTCCCCGTCCCCGGCGA contains:
- a CDS encoding glutamine amidotransferase gives rise to the protein MPKPCLLLQLRPERAAADDEYRAVLRIGALDADRVVRIQMDQDFPDVDLDDYSAVIVGGGPSNVSNPENRKYDYQRRFEPKLRLLLAEIVDRDFPYLGACYGLGILADVLGGKVSDARYAESPGAQTIELTDTAAEDALLHGLPQSFRAFVGHKEACQEVPPGAVLLAASTGCPVQMIRVGHHMYATQFHPELDGDGLALRIEIYRHAGYFDPAEADALIALGHRESVPVPGEILRRFLSRYCQNQL